The DNA segment CAATTAGCTTTTCCATgaatatggaggagactgttagtgcttaataaacactgatcagctgcaggtttcattactaacagtgtgattagactgggttcattagatgaagagcagcagatgttatagagtataaatcactgtattcagtacaggagaggatctgaatagagtagtttataagaatctgtcgctactgatgttttaagtctgtgtttacatgtattgtgataaatactgCAGACTCCAACTGTTCTGGTACCTTTTGAAAATACTCCTCACTGGTGTTGGTTTGGCAATGACGTCTGTTAACGTCTGTTAACAGGGCCTAGAGACCACCAGAGCTCTTCCTGctagaacacagcggtaaaaacaaaggatcagaactgAATTGAGCTTAAAACATACCTGGATCTGCCCCTATCCTGACATCTTGATCCACTTGGTCAGATTAGGACATTCCTAGTCATAACAAATGTGGGGCTTTCTACAAACACCTTCCAGGACAGACATCTGGCTGCTGTCAGCTGGGCAGGACATCTACTGTACACTGCTTGCATCTATAACAACTGCAAAGGCAGACTCTGCAAGCTGAAGCCTCATTACATGATTACTTTTACATATAGCTCCTTTTAAATATGATCACTAGGACACAGTTTGTTTATAGTTTCCTTTCTGAGATAAATAGATTCATCACTGCACTGATTTAGGGATTAATTTAAGACCACAGAAACATCAGCCTGGGAAAGAACGAATGCCTCCATTACAACACAACCAGCTTTTATACCAAAGACTGGCTCCTTTTCAGACACACTGACTGAAAACGGTGACGATAAGCTCATAAACTACAGATAAAACCTTCATCgtctgatgataataataataataacaacccCGTCCTACAGATTTAGTGTGAAACAATACCCACAACAGTAACGGTCATGTTCAACAAGCAGCACAGTCGTGTGAGCTAGTCAATGTTAAGGCATGGTTAAGTCTTGATTAAAAAGATGTGTATGAACATAAATAGACTGAAAAAAGCCATTCAGATGCAGCCAAACATTTTTGATATTAATTTGCGATGAATCAAAAACGGTAACATATTTTTGAAGCTCAAGAAGCTGTTTATATAAGCAGGACTGCATGAAACCCGGAGTCCACTGTGGATAACTGTTTTATGCACATGCTATTAATTCTATATACCCCTGGTCCAAGGATAATAGGTAATGAAGAATACATAGAGCAAggcagcaaaaaaaacaaacaacaaaaaccaTAAAATAACTAATAAAGAGTTATTGCACCTTAAGCATGTTCTACAGACATTAAAGATCTGGCTCACTTCAAGCTGGCCAGCTTATAATAGTCAAGAGTTGATTAAAAAGACGACCCAAAAGAGCATTCCTTATGATTTagctttctttttctgttggAATATTTCTCCGCATTGACGGAAGGACCATGCGAAGCAGCGTTTACGAGGCCACGTATTATAAAAACAGCAAACGGGACAGCTTGTCGCCAAGCTAAAAGCAATTAACATTTGGGGGGTTGGAGTTGGGGggagtaataataaaaatgaagacGTAAGGAAATAGAGAATACATTACACAGCAAAGGGCGTAAGCACATAGTATAACGTCATGAAAACTTCAGAAGGTACAGACCGTACAGGACATTTTATGGCTGTTTGCCTCTGGAGTGAGTTCACCAGACCAAAAAGACGTCCATTCCCAAAACTATTCCCAACTATTTCCGCTCTACTGGCCCCTACTCATCATTTTAAAAGGTAGCGctccaaaagagagagagaagcaactCAACTCGCTCCTCTTGCTGGGGCATAAGAGACTCAGGGGAAGATATTTAGAATGTGACCTTAGCCAGGACATTGACAGCAATTCACGCGATACACTAGCCGTATGATAAATTCGATGAGTGTCATATATAAGAACTTGAAGTGTGTGAGGACAAACACTGAGTGAAGTAAAGAGTGTAAGTGTGCAAATGTCAGAACTCCCTTTGCCTGAGCAGCCTGGAGGGAGCGGGCCTGCCCTCTCAGAAGGAGCGCTCGTTCAGAAGCTGGAAACCGCCGTGTTTCGTCTTTCGCAACCCAGTCCGTCATTGCCCGTGGTGCTGTTGGTAGTTAGACCAGGGAGCAGTAGCCTCCGCAGGCTCCATGGCCCTGCTGCTGCGGCTCGTTGAGCTGCACACCGTGGCTTTGCATGCTGCTCTCCCAAAGCCCGGGCGTCTGCAGGATCTTCTCCACCAGCTCCTCGAAGGCACACTGAACTCCATCCCGCGTTTTAGCGCTGGCCTCTGCAGAGAATGACGGAAAGTCTGAGAAACAGTCTGAGAAATAAACTGACGATTTCATCCTAAGTTAAACAATTTCCTAGTTGGCCTAGCGTTCCATAGTTAGCCTcgcttccatattctcccaaagtagcTGTTGCATTAGCCTCAAAAGGCTTTTTCTAGCGGGCTGGGACTACATACATTTTAAAGGTGTAACTATAACAAGAGGTTTGGGGGTCTTGTCAGTGCCAGGGTCTCGATATTTGACTATGTCAAGcgaaaatacagttttccattcttgGGCTCCTTTGAAAGTCCTATTGAAAGTGCATTCAATAGGGTACtgagtgaagtgtagaagtgtgtggtttgggatgcagcaaaacaaacaaccaGAAGTGGGGAGATGGTGCTGGGCTGAAGAAGAGACCAGAGTGTTTTTAAAAGGGATGCTGCCATTTTTCGAGTCTTTCAGAGAAAGACGTCCACAAAAGGCTCCAGCGTTTCTAGTGGAAAGTTCTCAAACAGCTCTAGATGGCAGAGCAACTGGATCACTTCCCTAATGGTTTGATGACGAAAGAAAACGTCTAGTGGAGATGTCAGGGAAGCCCACGGTGCAGAATATGtcttatgttaaattaaatatgtaaacgTCAAAAGAAgttcatttatgtattttaattaaataagatGTTGATTCACTAAAATATATCATTCAAATAGAAAAAGACCCTGATTTATGTCTTTTTGTCAATTTTATGCACCAAGCAAGTCTGGCTATTTGACAAAACTGTGTACTCTGtgtgtagttgaaatgacaataaaacccacttgacatAAAGGTATATACCTGATAAATATCCATAAATTAacttattaattatatatataaatatatactttatattatttgagaTTTAGCTGTTAAGATGGTATTTTACCATGTATTCAAGATTAACATGAAATATGTCATCGGTACAAAGGATATGAGGCTCTGGTGACTCAATACTGATGACATCATTCCAAAGGGTAAAGCACATGGCCATGTTGGTGATGACGACAGAAATTAGCAGCAGAGGTCAGATTACAGAGCTTCAAGTTCAGCAGCTTTCGCAACAGGCAGGTCTGATAACCATGATATGAGCCATGATAAACCGATTTTCATTTCTGTAGTCTGAATCTGATGTAATATTAAAGACTTTTAAACGTACGATTGCCTTTTCTGGTCTATTCACTGCGTGCCTTTGGCTAAGCGTTATGAAGCACTACATACAACGTGAAGTTTGACCTCTCTTAGAAAGAAAAACACTTGTTAAGGAAATTCTAAACAGTCAGAAAGATTTAGCTGGCTGCTCTTAAGAACACACAGTCCTGATTCACAGCTCTGATGGCCAAGAGGaacatgaaaaatgaaaaatcttcAACATCTTCAACAAAAAATAATCCCATTTTTAAGCCAATTTGTGAATTTCAACATAAATATGATCAATATGCCTCATCAATGCCAAAAAGTCCACTTACCAATGAACAACATAGAGTGCTTGCGTGCAAATTTCAGGCCTTCGTTCCTGTCTACCTCACGGTTGTCCTGAAACAAGAACATTCTGTTTTTCACATTTCGACTCGGGGGATCAGACAGCAGAGCCAAAAGAAGCTCTGAACATCTTACAGAGCacatttttagttttaaaatgttGAGCGTTTTCCTGAACAGGAGGTCATGATATGTCAGATGCCACTGTTCACACTGCCTACACACAAACCTTGTCTATTTTGTTTCCAACCAGCATTTTGACGAGGTCGTTGCGTGTGCAGTACGTCTCCAGCTCGTTGAGCCAGTTCTCGAGCTTTGTGAAGGAGTCCCGCTTCGTCACATCATAGACTAAAGAAGAGAAGACAACACTTACTGTACTAATGAGTGATACCAGAAGCGTTATGAATGAGGGGACTGGACCCCATAACACTCAACAAAATgtctgtttacagataaagtcccgTCCTTCAACAAAacgagccaatcagcttgctggctATGCAGTGAGCAGAGGAATCTCAACCCCCCCAGTCCAAaaaatacgtttttttttttgcgcatTATTAAGTATCAGTGATTTAAAATCTGGTTCTGAAGCAGTAACTTGATCGTCATTTTCCAGTATTTTAGTCTCTGCCCATTCATTGAGATAGAAGCTTGATCTTGTACGAGTCGATATAACTGCCAGATGCAAAGATGGCTGCAGAGTAAACAGACTTGCATTTGAGGACTCTGACAATACACATTTACCACAACCTGTAACAGCGTGTTCAATAAAGGGTGTAATCTGAATTAGGTTATTGTGATGGAGCCATCTAAAGAtggaggcagtggtggctcagcggttagagcaccaggctattgataacagggttgtgggttcgattcccgtgctcggcaagctgccactgttgggcccttatgTATatcttctctgctccccgggtgctggagttggccccaccgctctgggtgtgtgtgtactcactgccccctagttcactagtgtgtgtgtgtgtgtgtgtgtgtgtgtgtgtgtgttcactaccacagatgggtcaaatgcggaggacacatttcactgtacagtgacaaatatgtgcacctttaccttaccttttAAGATAATGAAGTATGTGGAAGTACGTGTGACATTTCTCAGCAAAATGTCACAGACactgcaataaaatatataaatatacatatatacacacatacattatatatatatggcctagaggggtataaagataaagaactgtgttctctggaatgatggatggtgctccatccaatacttctggaaaTATTGCTGGGcatttggggatgatgaggtggggtggtgatcatcatccaacatcctgacctcacaaacactctgagttgatgaatgcaatcaaatcctcacagctatgctctagtagaaaaccttcttccttggcagtaaagacagttactccaacaaaagcagtatagGTTCTTTTTAAttgccttgattttagaagaatacttttgtccatatagtgtgtacaCAAACACCAAATACACACGACATTCATCTACATTCATCTATATTAAAAACAGCTCCTCCAGTCAAATTTGTTTATATAGGATATATGATTTGCAACAGGTCGTCATCTGACCAGAATCAAACTGGAGTGGAGATGTCAGGGTGCACTAAATGGTTTCCTAAAGAATGGTCAGAAAATCTAAATGTCGCGAGGGCAAAGATTTAGACCCCTAAAGACAACAATGAACTGATACGGAAATCCTAGATCCTAGAGTTCATAATCAAGCCTAAACATTTATCCTTCTAACTTTTCTTTGACAGGTTCAGACTTCCACTCACCTAATATTACTCCCTGTGCTCCTCTGTAGTAGCTGGGCGTCAGAGTTCTGAACCTTTCCTGTCCGGCTGTGTCCTAGAAAGAGCAGACAGTGCTGTCTAAATTAGCTGTTTcacacagttgcacagttgATGCATGGATTAAGACAGCATTTCTGGATGGACTCCAGCCAGGATGTGAGCTTAGCCTTCCTTGCTTGCTTTACATCAACATCACTACAGTGGTGCAGCAGTGGCCTCTTGTGGACAAGGTGTTTGGcgtatttttttaaacacagataatataaaaatacaacaaCTATTGGGAGTGATTAACCTCTTAGACAAACGTACTGAACAGTTATTAAGATAAACCCTTATAGTTTAACCCCTTCAACTCTGTGCGTCTTCACTTCCACACACTCAAAATGTCATAACTTGCATCTCAGTTTTATAATAGTTACAAAATAAAGGAGCAATAAGCCACAGCAGACTGTAAGAGTGACTTTATCACACTAATTTGTCTTTATTCTCCTTCTTGAGGTGGCATAGGGCTTTTCATGGCTTAATGCATTTACAAAGCGGCACCAAAATATGATCCGATAATCAATaagttgttttatttattattaataatgtatacAGACATTTGTGTGCATATTAAAACATAAATGTTTAAACAGGAACTCTATTTTATGAACTGTATGCTACATTTTAGGGCTAAGAACTGATGAACATTGCCATTTTTAAGAGATTAATAAAGACACACCGTGAAAAATGATGTTATTTACATGTGAAAGTAAGTCACTAAGTACTTACCCATATCGCCAACTTTGCTCTGTTGCCATCTATTGCTATGGTTTTCACTTTAAAATCCACACCTGCAATTGAATAGACATTAATtcatcattcattgttttttattcataaCAGTTTCATCTTGGCTAAGCTACAAATCACACTGTTTAAGAAGATTTCACCATCTTGCTTTCagatacagtactgtgtaaaagtaaaagctgcttatctgggcagtaagtgtttatttgctcagtatgaataaacactaataataacactcctacagaaagtggtggtggttctccatcactgtgttcatcattagaacatctccaaagttctcctctctcatggagtctagtgttatttagagtttggtggtaaatcagggcttaatgatggtaaatcaggtgaactgctgctgctggagttgaacacatcctccacgctgtgctggctggactggggggcgtccaggagaaacctggaggaaccaagctctgttcttcagactagctcaccgacaagatctcactactttcttcagaatgagaagctcttgtttctcctttttactggatttatgttcacctgctttatctgttctggtgagatctggagcttctacagtaaaaactagctttaaataatgtgattaggAGCATAAAAAACCTCTGCACAGGTCTGTATATcagcaaataaatacatttaatggggggaaaaaactgtGAAACGTCCAATTAAATAGGTCTTTCACATCATTTTAGTATTGGTCAACGTAAGTATTCACTAAATCTTACTAAAGCTCATTTGAAAGCTCAACTGCAACACGTGTTGCATGATTAAATTCTGATGTGCTGATGTAATGTGTCTAAAATGCAGACATGCCGTTAGAAACAGCTCACCGGAATGAGATAAGAGTTTGACTCACCGATGGTTGCGGCTAACTCGGGGTCGAACGTGTCATCTGTGAACCTCAGGAGCAAACTAGAGAAGAGAGagtttttttaacacattagTGGACGACACAAAAGCAAGCTACCATTTTTATACTCATACTAGATTGTGTACAAGTATACTGTGATATATGACATGAGGGCACATTTTCTGTTAAAAGGAAAGCAcctacacaccaatcagccacaacattataaccgcctgcctaatattgtgcagATCCCCCTAGTCCTGCTGAAACAGCCCTGACCCGCCgaggcatagactccacaagacctctgaaggtgtcctgcagACGCTGGCAGCAAATCCTTTAGGACCTGCCATGAGCATCACTGGGGCCTTGGTTGCCCATGACCCTGCTCACCAGCTGTCTTCCCTTGGAGCcgatttggtaggtactgacccctgcataccaggaacacctgaCGAGAcacatcaccttcgagaactgaCTGCCTAATATATACACTCCTTAACGGTCACTAGTGGAACCAGATAATTAGTGGTCAGGAGTTTTAGTGTTtgactgattggtgtataaTACTGCTAAGATCTTCACCCGTCATCAGTAGGCCACTGAATGTCCGTCTATTATGTCCTTCATCAGCAGTTCTGAATCCAGGTGAAGTCAGTAGTACACGCAAGTTCTGGAAATGTGATCTCGGCCCAGGTAGAGGTTGCGACACCTTGTAAGGCTTGGTTTTAGTCATTTTAGGAGAACACCACTGAGGCAGAATACACTAAACCACTCTTATAAGACATTAAGTCAGAACAGAGAAGCAGTGACGTCTCCTTACTGCTAAAATATCATCTGATATTGTGATATCGTGC comes from the Salminus brasiliensis chromosome 23, fSalBra1.hap2, whole genome shotgun sequence genome and includes:
- the rab18b gene encoding ras-related protein Rab-18-B, giving the protein MDDDVLTTLKILIIGESGVGKSSLLLRFTDDTFDPELAATIGVDFKVKTIAIDGNRAKLAIWDTAGQERFRTLTPSYYRGAQGVILVYDVTKRDSFTKLENWLNELETYCTRNDLVKMLVGNKIDKDNREVDRNEGLKFARKHSMLFIEASAKTRDGVQCAFEELVEKILQTPGLWESSMQSHGVQLNEPQQQGHGACGGYCSLV